The nucleotide window CCCTAACCTTGACATCTATGCGTGGACCGAGGAGCATGTGGTCAGTATCGCTGTAAAACCTACACACTGTATTAAGTGAAACATATAGGCATGTTTTTATGCTCATATCTCCTTGCCAACAGCACTTTTGGCTGAAGCAGATATGTGGGGCAGGTAGGTTTCATTCTTCTTACAGaattattatattcatttcCTCAACTGTAGCAACATGATATGTAAGATACTTGGTTATGGATTCTGTAGGTAAAAATGCACAGCTGTATGCAGACATGTTCAGGGCGAACCACATCACAGGCcagaggctgctgctgctcactGAGGTTGACATGAAGGACATGGGAGTCACTTCCAAGGGCCACATCATGCACCTAAAGGTACCATGCCATGACGATACTTTTCCAGCTGCTGTCACGTTTATAGCACGGAAACAGTAGGCACATTGTGGTGTCCTGCACCAGCAAAGACTTGGGGACGTCTGTATTTGCGACGAAACACAACGCCTTCTGCCAATCACAGTCGTGGAAAGGTTGACATCACTTGACCTTTCCCACACCCAAACAATAGATTGTTTGTGCATGGTGTCGCTCGTTCTCAACTTGACCGCACCCGCACAATCCTGGCAAATTATTCGGATATTTTCGGCCTCTGGGTTGTGCTTGTTAGGTCATAGTACTTGGTGTAAAGACTGGTATAGTGATGTTCTTctagtgaaaagtgaaattaaTGCGGCATTAAATGTATGTTGGGCAAATTATGTGCTTGTCTTCCTTTCTAGAATGAAATAGAAAAATTGGCTAATGATTACCTGGAGCTTCTGCACTTCCCACCTTTGATTAAGGTATGTTGTTACAgacggaaataaataaatgaaataaaattacgTATTAAATCACTTTGCGTCCTTAACCTTCCATTTGAAGGATGAATGGGaccaggaggaacaggaggaggcGATTAAGACAGTTTATCTAGAACTGGTGTTTGGTTACCACTGGAAAGCTGGGACAGGTCAGAAGGTGAGTATTAAAAATAGAATTGCATGTCATTACCACCGGAATGGTTTATCCTCCCATATTACCGTGCACTGCTTACATGCGGTGCACAAGGCGTTGACCATTTCACTGACCATGGAGGGTCGAGGCTGATTCTGCTGTTGGCAGAATCTATAGAATACATTGTCACTAGTTGCCTTGGGAATTTACATTTGTGCCAAACGGAAGTGATGTTCTGAAAATGGCAATAACAGTTATTCCAAGAACCACGGCTCTGAGATTTTGGCAGATGCCGCACCAGAACCTGCACTAACTATGATTACAATCATTATCATAGAATGCAGGTGTGTTATGTAAGATATGATATATGGAAGCTTTAATTTCcacaatgtatattttattgtatattccATGTCATGTTTcgtgcaatgttttttttttttatcactcaAAACACAACCTCGTGGGTTTGGGAGATTTgtagaaatgtatgtatttccaACGGATGTGGTTCATCTTCCATTTTTCCCTTCAAGTCTAACACCCTGAGGGGTGCTCCATTGGTTTCACTGACCTTATCTTTCCCTTATTCACATGTGACCCAGAGTTATTTCCATGAGCACCCTTTActgaaaccatttcaggttTAAAACCTGCAGAATGACCATTCCCACTTTTTTCCATATCATCTATGCATGCATTTCCAAAACATTACCTTTTCATCGAATGACCGTGTGATAACTTGTCATTTCCATTGAATTGAGACCCTTTAGTCTGTCAAGAATGTGACGCTCCTTCACTTGAAGTTCCTATTTCCCTAAGCAAAGATGCCCATTATTATCTCCATTAAATATCGACCACTGTCATACTAAGCACATTTTCTGCTCACAAGGCAGTTctccttaaaaacacacacacacggataaaTAAATCTTTCATCTCAAGCGATGTATCACATCCACCCCCACTTGCTGGCAGTTCTTTGTTAGGGCCTCAAACGGTAGAGAAAGGCTGGTTCTCCACTTGCTGTGTGAATTTAATCAAAAATGGCCCATTTAGCCAgaagtcattttctttttaaaaggcaaatgttatttaatcttTCAGCTGTTCATTGTCCCATCATAAATAGTCCCCTTTCAGTGCGTTCGGCGGGGCTGAAACGAGCCTGCTAATTGCCTCCCATTTCTTCTGACATGTGGTGGTTTAGTGGGTAGAAAACACAGCAGGGAGAAGGAAACAGGAGGCTGAGAAAATGAGAGCTAATTATTTTCCCCTGCCTGGTGTCAGGTTCCGTGTCAGCCTTGTTTTTACAAACTGGAAGGTTTTTTgcactaaataaaacaaacccgctctccgattttttttttttttttttttttctcctctcccccCGTCCCTCTTTCCTGGCGGTGTCATGGAAGCAGCTGCACTTCTCAAAGACAAAATGAGGGCCCGCGATTGTGCGGCCACCATCTGACAACCACTGAGGGTCCCCTACTAATGAGGATATCACCGCGCAGCCAAGTGAAAGGTGCTGAATTATGTATGAGTTGTCATTAGACGCGCTCCGGCTCGGGGCATCATTACCAGACATTGTTTCTGCTGAAGTGATTAGACCGGGACGGACCCCGGGCCCCGGCGTGACTGGCCGGGCCGGCGCAGGGCCGCCGGCGGGCCACCGAGCCCGGGGGCTGCCCGACGCTCTCGGCTTTGAGCGGCGTCCGGCCCCCAGGGACTGAGCAGGAGTGGGCCGAGACTCCGCCGATGAGTGTGTTAGCGCCTCTCCTCTGATGTCTCCCCCTGTGATCCCTCTGCACAATAGATTGGCCCGCTACATGATCCCAGTGTGGTTAAGCTGtgacctgtggctttgtggctGCTTTGCGGGAATGGGAAAATCATTACTGCTTTGTCAGCAAGCATGGTGTCAGGAAGGGGGCAATGTTTGCCCCTCTGTTCATGTATCCATTTTTTTAGCTCCATGAGTgggaaataaagtaaaaaaattttgACATCTACCAATGGAATATGTTTTAGAGTCTGTGCATATGTCCGTCGTACAGTTTAGGAAAAATTCTCATCACCCACCTGATGAAACACTGGACACTTCGATTTTCGgtcaaatttagtattcaaacCCAGGCTACACGCACGCATTCAACCCCAAATTATTTTCAAGTCACttgtaattatgaaaatgttttttttttttttgctttaattaatCTGTTATAGGTTTAGCAGTACTCTCTGTGTGAGAGGCATTAAAATTACCTGTGTGCCACCTCTAGGCTGTGCTGTTGCTTAAGCTTATGGACCCAACAGAACTAGCTGAGTCCTCCCTATCTCAGACAGTTAATCTGTATGgcctgttttacatttacacaggaCTGCAAATGGAAAATGTACATCGAGTTGGACGGAGACGAAGTGGCGTTGACTTACATCAAGGAGGTCACTTTTAATTCCTACAGACATGACATGGACGTTCTGAAAATGACCAAGGTGTGTACTACGTGCTACATGACCCTGAGCACTCTATTTACTTGATTAACATTTAGTAAATATACTATAATTCAAATGATTCCTTAAAACAGTAATGCATGCAAACTGTTTTTCAGCCACCATTTGTGATGGACAAGTGGGTTGTAGGACTCTCAGATAACCAAATAGTTGACTGCACCATAAATTACGAGGTGAGCTGAATGCATTATTGTTCCTGCCGCGCCTCTGCATTATTGCAACACCATTAGCTTTGGCAGGTTATGAAAAGCTCTTGCACCTAAATCCCCGAAGGAAATCAATGCTAGTGGCTCTCGTTGAAAGAAGCCAACGCAAGAAAGTTTGCACATGCATAGCAATCCTCCACTTTACAGTAAAGGCCACAAACATGATTTTCATCCATTCCTCCAGAAAAGAAAGTGCTGTTTCAAGACAAGATAgtaattttttgtttcttacTGACTGTCTTCAAGCATATGGCATTTTTCTGTCAGCAGCTCAGAACCATTATGCATGTGTACTTTCATATGACATTTCATGAGAGCTGAAATGTGCTAAAAgcacatttgtttttaaaagctgACATAAGGCTGCAAGTAGTGGTAGGCCATGCCACAGTTGCCTGGAGTGTCATAACACAATTATGAAGCAGTGTGTGTTAATTTATAATCTCACGCGATTATTGATAGGAAAGTTGATTTTGATTTCTCAAGGCAATGTGTCTGAACTACAAAAGTTGTATATTCTAGAAAAGGGcaattatgaattatgatgaAAACAATACATCAAGATTTCTTGTGATCATTCTGTTCTTTTAGGGGTtaactgtccactttctgccatgacaatgtaaatttcccacttgtgggaccaataaaggatcatcttatgtCATCTCTTATAGtatctatttattttcttcagagTGATGTAAGATCACCTAAGCTCACCAAACACAGCCACGCAGTAAAGTGGAGTCCCACGAGTGGTACTGATTACATCAAAACCGTGGAACTTCTCATAGATACATCACAACAAGCTCCCGATGGATCCGCTAGAAGCAGATCCAATTCTGGTAAACCTCAGCCTTGTTTGTTTTAGTACTGCATTTGTCTCATGTATATCatgcatttcttttattaatgtgtCATCTCAGGTATTGATTCTAAATGGATCTACAGAGTAAGGCAGAAGCAGCAGAACAGTCCACAGCTGATGCCCGTAACTCCTCCTAGCCGCGAGGATGCCAGGACTCTACCCCAGTTCCTGTCTGCCTGTGGAAATCAGAGTTCGTATGCAGCAGCACTTAGGAGGTCACCTAGCAATGGTTTGCTCTCACCCTGGACTGACTCACGGAGCTCATCCCCGACATCTGGGCTCTCCACCAAACTTTCCTCCATCCACCTGGACTCGAAGGGCAGCAGCCCCTCCAGCACCACCTCGGAAAGTGCCTCGGACCGTGAGCGTCCACACAGAGGTGCTGTATTGCACAGGTACCCAAGAAGCCACTATTCCGGCAACTCCCTCATGGATTCTGGTAGGGATTCAAGAAGGTCACCCACAACAGCGGCCTCAATGCATAGAAATATTAATCACAGTGGGAGGTCTCGACACAACAGCTCTGGTGCTGCAAATCATTACCAGCCAAGTACAATACCTGGCATGTCAAATATGGTGGACAAAaccaaggaggaacaggagcagGCCAAAGCAGGTGAAGGTGGATGGATCAAAGTGGAGCGTCACAAAAGGCCTCAAAGGCAAGAGTGTAAACGTGCTAGAGGTCGACCGAAAAGAGGAGGTCGGGGAGGGCGCGAGCGAAACTGAAGATGATTGTGCTCTATTTAATATGCTCTTTTACTATGCCTGGTTGCTGTTTGAATGATCTGTCACTGTGACCTCAAAATGAAGCGTTATAATACTTTACAAGAATGGtgtgttttaaattaattaccaaattttaaataaaacgaCTATACtataaaaatgtgtgcaaagaatgtgaaattaattttatttaaatgtatgctCTTTGTAATATTAAGgttttgaatgaaatgaaaagtattATTGGGTGTTGATTACTAATGTCctataatgtcttttttttaatctgaataAAAAATCAAAGACATTTACTGTTGTGTTCAAATATAAGATCTAAgtattaaatgtgtattttctAGCTGTTTCCTCATTCATTTCACGTAGAAGAGGTAGGTCGATGTTTACCACGCCCATTTATGCAGATTAGCCACCATTTGGCGCCACGAAGGGATGAGTGCTGAAGGTCCTAAAAGTCATAAAACTGCTTTAAAGTAAATCTAAATAATTTATGCACAGTTTGTACGTGTCAGGGCGAGATGTTACGCGCCTGTGTGTGACAGGCTTGCTGGTCTTTTCCCCTCGTTCTGTTTCGGCAACTTTGGTCGAAATTTCACACCGCTGGGCGGACCTCGGCGCGGCGCGGGAAAAAGGCTCCGCCCTTCGCAAAAGTTCCCGCGAAACTTGCAGTTGTTCTTCTGCAAGAGGTCTGGGAAGAAGGGCGCAGCACCACGTCTCCGGAGAGCAGATAACAAAATGCGTTCAAAGGTACACTCGCCAACACGATCGAACCTTCGCGGAAATAACGCCGCGCGTTTATTCTTATGTTGATTCATTATCTTATGAAATATGATTATACCTCATTGCCTTTAAGACACTGGGGCGTTTATACCAGTGGACATTTTTATCCAGGATTTCAGACGCTAGCTGCTGAACGCATTATGCAGATTTGTTTGAGTTTTTATATTGCTTTGCTACGAAATTCGAATaactaaaacttttttttgtaggttAACAAAGACATTTGCCACAAGAATCTTATCTTGCACTTGTGGATTATTAAATAGCTGGTTTGTCATGAATCGTGCAAGTTGTGGGATTAAAAGACGTGTTTTTTGCACGTCTTCCCCACGCGAGCCGGGCAGGAGAGGGGCTTTTGTTAGGATTAGCCTAGCCTAGCTCACAAGCTAACTGCTAACTTTTCCCCTCGCTCGGCCTGTACAGTTTACTGACAGTCGGCCGGGAAATGGACAATATTCCGTTTTTTTTAGTTGGGGTGCGGGGGTTTACACGCGGGGAAGGGAGAAGGCGGGACTGGGAACGTGTCAGGGGAGAAGTGGCGCCAAAGCAACTTCCTGCCGATCTCGAACCCGCGCCCTGACCGTCTCCATCTTCTCCCTCcatcagaagcagcagcagcagcagcagcagcccgcGTCCGTGCGGCGGAACCTGCGCAGCTACAGGAACCAGCCGCTGGTCGCCATGGAAACGTCCTCCTCCGACGACAGCTGCGACAGCTTCGGCTCGGATGGATACGCCAACACGGTAATAAAAGTTTCGGATCGGATCGATATCGGCTCGAATCGACGGCATCTGACCATTTTGCTTTGTAGAGGAAGGCGCTGGTGCGAACCCGAGGCGCGCCAGGGCGGGGGAGACCGCTGGAGTCTTCTTCTGAGGAAGACACCAGGAGCATCAGTGAAGAAATGGATGCCATGGTGAGAAGTTTGAACAGTCCTACTCTTgcactttttatatatacataaaaccatatataacattaaatatatatataatgtttatttttgaTTATAACATAACATTAATATTTCCTGTCTAGCAAAACATTACAATGGATCAAAACACTACCCTGGATTTAGAAAGTAGACATGCCCCTCGTTTATGGGTTTATCGTAAACCCCTAaatggggacagtggtggcctagcggttaaggaagcggccccgtaatcagaaggttgccggttcgaatcccgacccgccaaggtgccactaagctgctccccgggcgcctgtcatggctgcccactgctcaccaagggtggtggttaaaagcagaggacacattttgttgtgtgtgctgtgctgctgtgtttcacaatcacttcactttcactagatgAGGCCAACTGgtcatttcattttcacctcAGTGTGTAGAAATTCAGGCAAATTTATCTTGACTTGAACTGGCATCGTTTGACGATGATTTATTTCCTCGTTTTTAACAGATGATGGACGCCGACGTTGATTTGGTCGAGTCAAAGCCAAAGACGCGGGCGCAGCGCTGCAGCACCCTTAAAGTAGCCATGAAATTCCCCGCCAAGAAGAGCGCTGCCAAGAAGCCCTCCCCCCCAGCCAAGGACCCCGAGTCTGACTCCGAGGAAGGAGAGAACTTCATGATCAAGAGGGCCCTCAACATCAAAGAAAACAAGGCCATGGTACGCCGCGCCGTTTCTGCCGTTCGAGTGCGCCGTTGCCTGTTGACTTGTGCTAACCGTGCGAATGTTGCAGCTCGCCAAACTGATGGCGGAAATAAACAAAGTCCCGGGGCTGTTTCCGAGGAGAGCTTTCACGCCCGCTGGCAGCACGGTGAGCAGGACGGAACTCTGATTTTACCCTCGCGAGGGGACCGGTCGGTAAATGTAAACCCGTACGGCCCGTTACAGCCTCAGCGGAGTCCCCGCCGCCCGCTCGGCGCCCCAGGAGGCCGCAGGAGGAACACGGAGCGCCTGTCGCGGATACACACGCGCTCCCGCAGCCGCGTGGACGGCCCGCCCGGCCCCCCTCcggaggaggagagcgaggacAAGTTCGCGCTGGTGCGGCGAGTCCGCGCCGCCGGtgaagacgaggaggaggtGGGCCGTCACGTTTAGTCTTGGAGAGTTGCTA belongs to Denticeps clupeoides chromosome 9, fDenClu1.1, whole genome shotgun sequence and includes:
- the cdca7a gene encoding cell division cycle-associated protein 7a — encoded protein: MRSKKQQQQQQQPASVRRNLRSYRNQPLVAMETSSSDDSCDSFGSDGYANTRKALVRTRGAPGRGRPLESSSEEDTRSISEEMDAMMMDADVDLVESKPKTRAQRCSTLKVAMKFPAKKSAAKKPSPPAKDPESDSEEGENFMIKRALNIKENKAMLAKLMAEINKVPGLFPRRAFTPAGSTPQRSPRRPLGAPGGRRRNTERLSRIHTRSRSRVDGPPGPPPEEESEDKFALVRRVRAAGEDEEEMPSRRRGGPGPLAIPHVVRPVEEVTQEELDNICVTVRDKVYNSASGSTCHQCRQKTTDTKTNCRNPECVGVRGQFCGPCLRNRYGEEVRDALLDPAWRCPPCRGICNCSFCRAREGRCATGVLVYLAKYHGFDNVHAYLRSLRKELEDAE
- the map3k20a gene encoding mitogen-activated protein kinase kinase kinase 20 isoform X1, with translation MKNFSVHTVMFRRDVTANRPRGGAVATRTSERSLVVAVAQRGTSGVSPVARPGSSAPAAPAPGDTGSSRFCHYEMSSLSASFVQIKFDDIHFYENCGGGSFGSVYRARWISQDKEVAVKKLLKIENEAEILSVLSHRNIIQFYGAVLEAPNYGIVTEYASGGSLYEYLSSPESEGMDMKQILTWALDIAKGMHYLHSEAPVKVIHRDLKSRNVVLTADKALKICDFGASKFHSHTTHMSLVGTFPWMAPEVIQSLPVSESCDTYSYGVVLWEMLTREIPFKGLEGLQVAWLVVEKNERLTIPSSCPDSFAVMMRSCWVTDPKERPLFKQILVALESMWNDRQLPDQCNSFLHNKAEWRCEIEATLERLKKLERDLSSKEQALKERERRLKVWERQLMEQSNTPLLPNLDIYAWTEEHVHFWLKQICGAGKNAQLYADMFRANHITGQRLLLLTEVDMKDMGVTSKGHIMHLKNEIEKLANDYLELLHFPPLIKDEWDQEEQEEAIKTVYLELVFGYHWKAGTGQKDCKWKMYIELDGDEVALTYIKEVTFNSYRHDMDVLKMTKPPFVMDKWVVGLSDNQIVDCTINYESDVRSPKLTKHSHAVKWSPTSGTDYIKTVELLIDTSQQAPDGSARSRSNSGIDSKWIYRVRQKQQNSPQLMPVTPPSREDARTLPQFLSACGNQSSYAAALRRSPSNGLLSPWTDSRSSSPTSGLSTKLSSIHLDSKGSSPSSTTSESASDRERPHRGAVLHRYPRSHYSGNSLMDSGRDSRRSPTTAASMHRNINHSGRSRHNSSGAANHYQPSTIPGMSNMVDKTKEEQEQAKAGEGGWIKVERHKRPQRQECKRARGRPKRGGRGGRERN